In Populus trichocarpa isolate Nisqually-1 chromosome 7, P.trichocarpa_v4.1, whole genome shotgun sequence, the following proteins share a genomic window:
- the LOC7483089 gene encoding microtubule-associated protein RP/EB family member 1C, whose amino-acid sequence MATNIGMMDSAYFVGRSEILSWINSTLQLNLSKVEEACSGAVHCQLMDSVHPGMVPMHKVNFDAKNEYEMIQNYKVLQDVFNKLKITKHIEVSKLVKGRPLDNLEFMQWMKRYCDSVNGGLVNYNPMERREACKGGKETSKKCLQSQASSKGSTTAPKVQSSHNTRRNDVSSAHSSNQSVKASKPPCPVPAYDAEVTELKLSVDSLEKERDFYFAKLRDIEILCQSPGIENLPVVAAMKRILYSTDDDASVLAEAQAMVSLHQKEAEHLGPIAEKSTDEKENSDPQKRKNIVNLDVDAVGISTLSPRQRLSDATDVHCSGSPLMTY is encoded by the exons atggcaaCTAATATCGGCATGATGGATTCGGCTTATTTCGTCGGCAGATCTGAGATTCTCTCTTGGATTAACTCCACTCTTCAGCTCAATCTCTCCAAAGTCGAAGAA GCATGCTCTGGTGCGGTGCATTGTCAGTTAATGGATTCGGTTCATCCAGGAATGGTGCCAATGCACAAGGTCAATTTCGACGCCAAAAATGAGTACGAAATGATTCAAAATTATAAGGTTCTGCAAGATGTGTTTAACAAGCTTAAGATCACTAAG CATATAGAGGTGAGTAAGCTGGTGAAAGGCAGGCCGCTCGATAACCTGGAGTTTATGCAGTGGATGAAGCGTTATTGTGATTCTGTCAATGGAGGACTTGTCAA TTACAATCCAATGGAAAGGAGAGAGGCTTGCAAGGGAGGAAAAGAAACAAGCAAGAAATGTCTACAGTCTCAAGCTTCAAGCAAGGGCTCTACAACTGCTCCCAAAGTTCAGTCTTCTCACAATACTCGAAGGAACGATGTGTCCTCGGCACACTCTTCAAATCAATCTGTGAAGGCTTCTAAACCTCCTTGTCCAGTGCCTGCATATGATGCAGag GTCACCGAGTTGAAGTTGTCAGTGGATAGCCTTGAGAAGGAGAGGGACTTCTATTTTGCAAAGCTGAGAGATATCGAGATTTTGTGCCAGAGCCCTGGGATTGAAAACCTACCA GTTGTTGCAGCAATGAAGAGAATCCTTTATTCTACTGACGATGATGCATCAGTATTAGCAGAAGCTCAAGCCATGGTGTCGCTTCACCAGAAGGAAGCAGAGCACTTGGGTCCCATTGCTGAGAAATCAACAGACGAAAAGGAGAATTCAGATCCTCAGAAGAGAAAGAACATTGTGAATCTTGATGTTGATGCTGTAGGCATCTCAACATTGTCACCGAGGCAAAGGCTTTCTGATGCAACAGATGTCCATTGCAGCGGGTCACCTCTCATGACCTACTGA
- the LOC7462588 gene encoding probable LRR receptor-like serine/threonine-protein kinase At4g37250 produces MSFESVQLHLRWRILALGLLLLGVQSFGLSTDGVLLLSFKYSILSDPLSVLQSWNNRDQTPCSWNGVTCGSSGTDNTYSRVTGLSLSNCQLLGSIPANLGVIQHLQNLDLSNNSLNGSLPFSLLNATQLRFLDLSSNMISGYLPETIGRLQNLELLNLSDNDLAGTLPANLTALHNLTFVSLKNNNFTGNLPSGFQTVQVLDLSSNLLNGSLPRDFGGNNLRYLNISYNKLSGPIPQEFANEIPSNTTIDLSFNNLTGEIPESSLFLNQQTSALAGNPDLCGQPTRTPCAIPSSVTTLPNISAPASPSAIAAIPKIIGSSPATTPPGDTATGSGQDEGGLRPGTIIGIVIGDVAGVAILGMVFFYVYHYLKKRRNVEANIEKEATTAKDSWSPSSSESRGFTRWACLRKRGENEEDSESTSTGNEADILDQSQRKTGYHEQNREGTLVTVDGEKELEIETLLKASAYILGATGSSIMYKAVLEDGTSFAVRRIGENHVERFRDFETQVRAIAKLVHPNLVRIRGFYWGVDEKLIIYDFVPNGCLANARYRKAGSSPCHLPWESRLRIAKGMARGLSFLHDKKHVHGNLKPSNILLGSDMEPRIGDFGLERLVTGDTSSKAGESARNFGSKRSTASRDSFQDFGTGPSPSPSPSSIGGLSPYHAPESLRSLKPSPKWDVYSFGVILLELLTGKAVVVDELGQGSNGLVVEDKNRALRMADVAIRADVEGKEDALLACFKLGYSCASPLPQKRPTMKEALQVIEKFPSSSASYPYGQ; encoded by the exons ATGAGCTTCGAAAGTGTTCAGCTCCATTTACGGTGGAGAATTCTTGCACTTGGACTCTTACTTCTTGGAGTTCAATCTTTTGGGCTCAGCACAGATGGTgttctcttgctttctttcaaGTACTCTATCCTTAGCGACCCTCTCTCTGTGCTTCAAAGCTGGAACAACCGTGACCAGACTCCATGTTCATGGAATGGAGTTACCTGTGGATCTTCTGGAACAGACAATACTTACTCTCGTGTCACCGGCTTATCTCTCTCAAATTGTCAGCTTCTTGGTTCAATTCCAGCCAATCTTGGCGTGATTCAACACCTCCAAAACCTTGATCTATCCAACAATTCTCTTAACGGGTCCTTGCCTTTTTCACTTCTCAATGCAACCCAACTCCGGTTTCTTGATCTGTCCAGTAATATGATCTCCGGTTACTTACCAGAGACCATAGGACGGTTACAGAATCTTGAACTTCTTAACCTCTCTGACAATGACTTAGCGGGGACTTTACCTGCCAACCTCACTGCTCTCCAtaatctaacttttgtttctttaaagaacaataatttcaCTGGTAATCTTCCTAGTGGATTTCAAACCGTTCAGGTTTTAGATCTCTCTTCAAATCTTCTCAATGGGTCTCTACCTCGTGATTTTGGTGGTAACAATCTTCGCTACTTGAACATCTCTTACAACAAGCTTTCTGGTCCAATTCCACAAGAGTTTGCTAATGAAATCCCATCTAACACTACCATTGATCTGTCATTCAACAATCTGACAGGAGAAATCCCGGAATCTAGTCTTTTCTTAAATCAACAAACCAGTGCTTTAGCCGGAAATCCTGATCTTTGCGGCCAGCCAACAAGAACTCCGTGTGCAATTCCTTCTTCAGTAACTACACTTCCAAATATATCTGCACCTGCATCACCTTCTGCAATTGCTGCAATTCCAAAAATTATAGGCTCCAGTCCTGCAACTACTCCTCCAGGTGATACAGCAACAGGGTCTGGACAAGATGAAGGTGGGCTTAGGCCAGGAACCATTATAGGGATCGTAATTGGTGACGTTGCCGGAGTTGCTATTCTTGGTATGGTTTTCTTCTACGTATACCACTATTTAAAGAAAAGACGGAACGTTGAAGCAAATATCGAGAAGGAAGCCACCACTGCAAAGGATAGTTGGTCACCTTCATCTTCAGAGTCAAGAGGGTTCACAAGATGGGCATGTTTACGCAAAAGAGGAGAAAATGAAGAGGATTCTGAGTCTACAAGCACTGGCAACGAAGCAGACATTCTCGATCAAAGTCAAAGGAAGACAGGCTATCATGAGCAAAACAGAGAAGGGACATTGGTGACTGTAGATGGTGAGAAAGAGCTTGAGATTGAAACTCTACTTAAAGCATCAGCTTACATATTAGGTGCTACTGGTTCTAGTATAATGTACAAGGCAGTTCTTGAAGATGGGACCTCATTCGCAGTTCGAAGAATCGGTGAAAACCATGTAGAGAGGTTCAGAGATTTCGAGACCCAAGTCCGTGCCATAGCCAAGTTGGTTCATCCAAATCTTGTTCGAATTCGTGGATTCTACTGGGGCGTTGATGAGAAGCTCATTATCTACGATTTCGTCCCCAATGGTTGCCTTGCCAATGCTCGTTACA GGAAAGCAGGCTCGTCACCATGTCATCTACCATGGGAATCCCGGCTAAGGATTGCTAAAGGAATGGCCCGTGGGCTGTCATTTCTCCACGATAAGAAGCATGTGCATGGAAATCTGAAGCCTAGTAATATACTCTTGGGTTCTGACATGGAGCCTCGGATCGGAGACTTTGGGCTCGAAAGGCTTGTGACCGGCGATACAAGCTCTAAAGCTGGAGAATCGGCTCGAAATTTTGGGAGCAAGAGGTCGACTGCATCGCGCGATAGCTTTCAAGATTTCGGAACAGGTCCTAGCCCAAGCCCGAGTCCAAGCTCGATCGGAGGTCTATCGCCTTATCATGCTCCGGAGTCGCTCCGGAGCCTCAAGCCCAGTCCGAAGTGGGACGTGTACTCCTTCGGGGTGATCTTGCTTGAGCTGCTGACAGGGAAGGCTGTGGTTGTTGATGAGTTGGGCCAGGGAAGTAATGGGCTAGTAGTTGAAGACAAGAACCGGGCTTTGAGGATGGCTGATGTGGCGATACGAGCAGACGTGGAGGGTAAAGAGGATGCCTTGTTGGCTTGCTTCAAGCTAGGGTATAGCTGTGCTTCTCCTCTGCCGCAGAAGAGGCCGACGATGAAAGAAGCCTTACAAGTGATTGAAAAATTCCCCTCTTCTTCTGCATCATATCCTTATGGTCAATga